A stretch of the Deinococcota bacterium genome encodes the following:
- a CDS encoding response regulator transcription factor: MKDFARILIVEDDADIIRLLKLELEEAGFEVLGAETGVRGLSAAREEAPDLIVLDLGLPDLHGIEIARRIRKTSETPIIILTAADELATKVDLLNAGADDYLAKPFHVDELVARIRVQLRRRSSGATQKVGEMSLDSARRQIFWQQQEIKLSPREFDLLVYLCTPPGRVYSRQEIEKNVWGEDLPPSSNVVDVHIANIRGKLRDAGGFGVIRTVRGIGYAIKE, translated from the coding sequence GTGAAAGACTTCGCACGCATACTGATCGTCGAAGACGACGCCGACATCATCCGCCTGCTGAAGCTCGAGCTCGAGGAGGCCGGCTTCGAGGTGCTGGGCGCCGAGACCGGAGTGCGCGGTCTTTCCGCCGCCCGCGAGGAGGCTCCCGACCTGATCGTGCTCGACCTGGGTCTACCCGACCTGCACGGCATCGAGATCGCCCGGCGCATCCGCAAGACCAGCGAGACGCCCATCATCATCCTGACCGCCGCCGACGAGCTCGCCACCAAAGTGGACCTCTTGAACGCCGGGGCGGACGACTATCTGGCCAAACCCTTTCACGTCGACGAGCTCGTCGCCCGCATCCGCGTGCAACTGAGGCGGCGCAGCTCGGGTGCCACCCAAAAGGTCGGCGAGATGTCCTTGGACTCGGCGCGCCGGCAGATCTTCTGGCAGCAGCAGGAGATCAAGCTGTCGCCCAGGGAGTTCGACCTTTTGGTCTACCTGTGCACCCCGCCGGGGCGGGTCTACAGCCGCCAGGAGATCGAAAAGAACGTTTGGGGCGAAGACCTGCCGCCAAGCTCCAACGTCGTCGACGTGCATATCGCCAACATCCGCGGCAAGCTGCGCGACGCCGGCGGCTTCGGGGTCATCCGCACCGTGCGCGGCATCGGCTACGCCATCAAGGAGTAG